One genomic window of Cupriavidus malaysiensis includes the following:
- the trmB gene encoding tRNA (guanosine(46)-N7)-methyltransferase TrmB: MLPESTPTDPTPDPGAAPEADLAPEAADIEGVAHPRRIRSFVRRAGRTSTGQQRAIDEQGPRFLLPYTAEPLDWQAAFGREAPAILEIGFGMGETTAHIAALRPQDNFLGCEVHEPGVGALLKLLGERDIGNVRILQHDAVEVIAHMLDEASLDGVHIFFPDPWHKKRHNKRRLVQPPLVKLLASRLKPGGYIHCATDWEEYAHQMVEVLAGEPLLRNTSDAPGGFAPRPDYRPVTKFERRGLRLGHGVWDVVFRRQD, translated from the coding sequence ATGCTTCCCGAATCCACCCCCACCGACCCGACGCCGGACCCGGGCGCCGCGCCTGAAGCCGATCTCGCGCCCGAGGCCGCCGACATCGAGGGTGTGGCCCACCCGCGCCGCATCCGCTCTTTCGTGCGCCGCGCCGGCCGCACCTCGACCGGCCAGCAGCGCGCCATCGACGAACAGGGCCCGCGCTTCCTGCTGCCCTACACCGCAGAACCGCTGGACTGGCAGGCCGCCTTCGGCCGCGAAGCGCCCGCCATCCTGGAAATCGGCTTCGGCATGGGCGAGACCACCGCGCATATCGCCGCGCTGCGCCCGCAGGACAACTTCCTCGGCTGCGAGGTCCACGAACCCGGCGTGGGCGCCCTGCTCAAGCTGCTCGGCGAGCGCGACATCGGCAACGTGCGCATCCTGCAGCACGATGCGGTCGAAGTGATCGCGCACATGCTGGACGAGGCGAGCCTCGACGGCGTGCACATCTTCTTCCCCGATCCCTGGCACAAGAAGCGCCACAACAAGCGGCGCCTGGTGCAGCCGCCGCTGGTCAAGCTGCTGGCCTCGCGCCTGAAGCCCGGCGGCTACATCCACTGCGCCACCGACTGGGAAGAATATGCGCACCAGATGGTGGAAGTGCTGGCGGGCGAGCCCTTGCTGCGCAATACCTCGGATGCGCCCGGCGGCTTCGCGCCGCGCCCGGACTACCGCCCGGTCACCAAGTTCGAGCGCCGCGGCCTGCGCCTCGGCCATGGCGTCTGGGACGTCGTGTTCCGCCGGCAGGACTGA
- a CDS encoding glutathione S-transferase family protein → MAKTTLTISSKTYSSWSLRGWLLARFAGLEFEEVLVPPDDAAVRAELLLLSPSILVPCLRHQGVTVWDTLAIAEYLNEVKPKAGLLPADRAARAHCRAICGEMHSGFAAMRAALPMNLKGHFPGLKVWSRAQADIDRICAIWSECLDRYGGPYLFGSRTMADAMYAPVVTRFVTYGVQVDPLPLAYCKQILAMPELQEWTAAAKQEPDEISELDVEF, encoded by the coding sequence ATGGCAAAGACGACGCTCACCATCAGCAGCAAGACTTATTCGTCCTGGTCACTGCGGGGCTGGCTGCTGGCCCGTTTCGCCGGCCTGGAGTTCGAAGAGGTGCTGGTGCCGCCGGATGATGCCGCGGTGCGGGCCGAACTGCTGCTGCTGTCCCCCTCCATCCTGGTGCCCTGCCTGCGCCATCAGGGCGTCACGGTATGGGATACGCTGGCCATCGCCGAATATCTCAACGAGGTCAAGCCGAAGGCCGGGCTGCTGCCGGCCGATCGCGCCGCGCGCGCGCACTGCCGCGCCATCTGCGGCGAGATGCACTCGGGTTTCGCGGCCATGCGCGCGGCCTTGCCGATGAACCTCAAGGGACACTTCCCCGGGCTCAAGGTGTGGTCGCGCGCGCAGGCCGACATCGACCGCATCTGCGCGATCTGGAGCGAGTGCCTGGATCGCTACGGCGGCCCCTACCTGTTCGGCTCTCGCACCATGGCCGATGCCATGTACGCGCCGGTGGTGACGCGCTTCGTCACCTACGGCGTGCAGGTCGATCCGCTGCCGCTCGCCTACTGCAAGCAGATCCTGGCGATGCCCGAGTTGCAGGAGTGGACCGCCGCGGCCAAGCAGGAGCCGGACGAGATCAGCGAACTGGACGTGGAGTTCTGA
- a CDS encoding polyhydroxyalkanoate depolymerase, which yields MLYEAYQTYADLTHPACALAGLAAATLASGARGTNCDAARAMRAACEVVALARLTHQRPPFGIEGVVVDGMPVQVSEEVTMRTPFCSLLHLRRHGISGQPRVLLVAPMSGHFATLLRGTAQTMLRDHDVYITDWHNPRDIPLLYGRFGFDQFVQHVAACLRELGPGTHVVAVCQPTVAVLAAAALMAEDDDPAQPASLTLMAGPIDARVNPTKVNALATSRPIEWFETTLIGTVPLRYPGALRRVYPGFVQLLAFMTMNLERHEQALRNLYALRARGEHAQADAIQFFYEEYFATMDLAADFYLETVDQVFQRFLLAQGELDVAGRRVQTGAIRRIPLLTIEGERDDICAIGQTMAAQDLCNSLPPYMRMHHVQTGVGHYGVFNGKRWEGQVYPLLRNHIYTCTGA from the coding sequence ATGCTATACGAGGCATACCAAACCTATGCGGACCTGACCCATCCGGCCTGCGCGCTGGCGGGACTGGCCGCCGCGACGCTGGCGAGCGGCGCCCGCGGCACCAACTGCGACGCGGCCAGGGCCATGCGCGCCGCCTGCGAAGTGGTGGCGCTGGCCCGGCTGACGCACCAGCGCCCGCCCTTCGGCATCGAAGGCGTGGTGGTGGACGGCATGCCGGTGCAGGTCAGCGAGGAGGTGACCATGCGCACCCCCTTCTGCTCGCTGCTGCACCTGCGCCGCCACGGCATCAGCGGCCAGCCGCGCGTGCTGCTGGTGGCCCCCATGTCCGGCCACTTCGCCACGCTGCTGCGCGGCACCGCGCAGACCATGCTGCGCGACCACGACGTCTACATCACCGATTGGCACAACCCGCGCGATATCCCGCTGCTGTACGGCCGCTTCGGCTTCGACCAGTTCGTGCAGCACGTGGCGGCCTGCCTGCGCGAGCTCGGCCCCGGCACCCACGTCGTAGCGGTGTGCCAGCCCACCGTGGCGGTGCTGGCGGCAGCCGCGCTGATGGCCGAGGACGACGACCCGGCGCAGCCGGCCAGCCTGACGCTGATGGCCGGCCCAATCGATGCGCGCGTCAACCCGACCAAGGTCAACGCGCTCGCCACCAGCCGCCCCATCGAATGGTTCGAAACCACGCTGATCGGCACCGTGCCGCTGCGCTATCCCGGCGCGCTGCGCCGGGTCTACCCGGGTTTCGTCCAGCTGCTGGCCTTCATGACCATGAACCTGGAGCGCCACGAGCAGGCGCTGCGCAACCTGTACGCGCTGCGCGCGCGCGGCGAGCACGCGCAGGCCGACGCCATCCAGTTCTTCTACGAGGAGTACTTCGCCACCATGGACCTGGCGGCGGACTTCTACCTGGAAACCGTCGACCAGGTCTTCCAGCGCTTCCTGCTGGCCCAGGGCGAACTCGACGTAGCCGGGCGGCGCGTGCAGACCGGCGCCATCCGCCGCATCCCGCTGCTCACCATCGAGGGCGAGCGCGACGACATCTGCGCGATCGGCCAGACCATGGCGGCGCAGGACCTGTGCAACAGCCTGCCACCCTATATGCGCATGCACCACGTGCAGACCGGCGTCGGCCACTACGGCGTGTTCAACGGCAAGCGCTGGGAGGGCCAGGTCTATCCGCTGCTGCGTAACCATATCTACACCTGCACGGGCGCCTGA
- a CDS encoding acetoacetate--CoA ligase, producing MTTLEEGKLMWTPSAAFRDGSQIAQFMRWLADERGLAFADYASLWQWSVTEIEAFWDAVRAYFDLRFDSPPQAVLARREMPGARWFEGATLNYVQQVFRHGGTGAARRRAAVRFAGEAQPLAELSWEELERQVAALAHALRGMGVGRGDRVAGYLPNIPATLVAFLATASLGAIWSGCAPDMGQVAVADRFRQIEPKVLVAVDGYRYGGKAFDRTPVLADLLAALPSLEHVVLVPQLGIAPNLPAGVRLHAWQDVLAHTVPLAVEPVPFDHPLWIVYSSGTTGSPKPIVHGHGGVVIEQLKLMAFHNNLGTDDVFHWYSSSGWIMWNAQVAGLLLGTTIAIYDGNPAWPDAGVLWRFVEQAGVTAFGAGAAFFTGGMKAGIRPAQVADLSRLRMLGATGSPLPAEAYDWIYREVREDIWLAPMSGGTDFAGSFVAGCPLLPVYSGEMQCRCLGAKVEAFDEHGKALIDEVGELVCTEPMPSMPLYLWGDRDGQRYRDSYFDVYPGVWRHGDWIKITARGGAIIYGRSDATINRHGIRMGTSELYRVVEELPQVLDSLVVDLEYLGRESYMPLFVVLREGMALDDALRDTLRARIREALSARHVPNEILQVPAVPRTLSGKKMEVPVKKLLLGHPEDKIANRDAMANPDCLAWYFAYARTYLAARGAQA from the coding sequence ATGACCACGCTGGAAGAAGGAAAACTGATGTGGACGCCGTCCGCGGCGTTCCGTGATGGCAGCCAGATCGCACAGTTCATGCGCTGGCTGGCCGACGAGCGCGGCCTCGCCTTTGCCGACTACGCCAGCCTGTGGCAGTGGTCGGTGACCGAGATCGAGGCCTTCTGGGACGCCGTGCGCGCCTATTTCGACCTGCGCTTCGACAGCCCGCCGCAGGCGGTGCTGGCACGCCGCGAGATGCCGGGCGCGCGCTGGTTCGAGGGCGCCACCCTCAACTATGTGCAGCAGGTCTTCCGCCACGGCGGCACCGGCGCGGCACGCCGGCGCGCGGCGGTCCGCTTCGCCGGCGAGGCACAGCCGCTGGCCGAACTGAGCTGGGAGGAACTGGAGCGCCAGGTCGCGGCGCTGGCCCACGCGCTGCGCGGCATGGGCGTGGGGCGCGGCGATCGCGTGGCGGGCTACCTGCCCAATATTCCCGCCACCCTGGTCGCCTTCCTGGCCACCGCCAGCCTCGGCGCGATCTGGTCGGGCTGCGCACCCGACATGGGTCAGGTCGCGGTGGCCGACCGTTTCCGCCAGATCGAACCCAAGGTGCTGGTGGCCGTCGACGGCTACCGCTACGGCGGCAAGGCCTTCGACCGCACGCCGGTGCTGGCCGACCTGCTGGCCGCCCTGCCCTCGCTCGAGCATGTGGTGCTGGTACCGCAGCTGGGCATCGCGCCGAACCTGCCGGCGGGCGTGCGCCTGCACGCCTGGCAGGACGTGCTGGCGCACACCGTGCCGCTGGCGGTCGAGCCGGTGCCATTCGACCACCCGCTGTGGATCGTCTATTCGTCGGGTACCACCGGCAGCCCCAAACCCATCGTCCATGGCCACGGCGGCGTGGTCATCGAGCAGCTCAAGCTGATGGCCTTCCACAACAACCTGGGGACCGACGACGTCTTCCACTGGTACAGCAGCAGCGGCTGGATCATGTGGAATGCCCAGGTGGCAGGGCTGCTGCTGGGCACCACCATCGCCATCTACGACGGCAACCCGGCCTGGCCCGATGCCGGCGTGCTGTGGCGCTTCGTCGAGCAGGCCGGCGTGACCGCCTTCGGCGCGGGTGCGGCCTTCTTCACCGGCGGCATGAAGGCCGGCATCCGGCCCGCCCAGGTCGCCGACCTGTCGCGCCTGCGCATGCTGGGCGCGACAGGCTCGCCGCTGCCGGCCGAAGCCTACGACTGGATCTACCGAGAGGTGCGCGAAGACATCTGGCTCGCGCCGATGTCCGGCGGCACCGACTTCGCCGGCTCCTTCGTGGCCGGCTGCCCGCTGCTGCCCGTCTATTCCGGCGAGATGCAGTGCCGCTGCCTGGGTGCCAAGGTGGAAGCCTTCGACGAGCACGGCAAGGCGCTGATCGACGAAGTCGGCGAGCTGGTCTGCACCGAGCCCATGCCTTCGATGCCGCTCTATCTCTGGGGCGACCGCGACGGCCAGCGCTACCGCGACAGCTATTTCGACGTCTACCCCGGCGTCTGGCGCCACGGCGACTGGATCAAGATCACCGCGCGCGGCGGCGCCATCATCTACGGGCGCTCCGATGCCACCATCAACCGGCACGGCATCCGCATGGGCACCAGCGAGCTGTACCGGGTGGTGGAAGAACTGCCGCAGGTGCTCGACAGCCTGGTGGTCGACCTCGAATACCTCGGCCGCGAGTCCTACATGCCGCTGTTCGTGGTCCTGCGCGAGGGTATGGCCCTGGACGATGCGCTGCGCGACACCCTGCGCGCCCGCATCCGCGAGGCATTGTCCGCGCGCCACGTGCCCAACGAGATACTGCAGGTACCGGCGGTGCCGCGCACGCTCTCGGGCAAGAAGATGGAGGTACCGGTCAAGAAGCTGCTGCTGGGCCACCCGGAGGACAAGATCGCCAATCGCGATGCCATGGCCAATCCGGACTGCCTGGCCTGGTACTTCGCCTACGCGCGAACCTACCTGGCCGCGCGCGGCGCCCAGGCCTGA
- a CDS encoding aldose epimerase, with the protein MTTAPALPTTIRFQGQDLLRLGDDTSYLLLAPVHGGRLVRWVHRGEDILYWPDGADWSAAGKVRGGNPLLFPFIGRHFADGAAGRWRDAAGTVHALPQHGFARDLPFQVDTGESGTDARAVTISLQASDTTRTGYPYDFRFSAGYRLLPDGLEATLAIRNTGTAPLPHYAGHHFYFSLPVQARAGSTLAMPPAQCRRQQPDGSLAPARPGAASYRLDDPALHDTFHVLAPTDGTARTVELAVPPHAGAPRGRRLAIELDAGGSAPWHAVTTWSEHGQTDYYCIEPWLGLPNAIGHGAGLRWLAPGEADHAVCRLIVRD; encoded by the coding sequence ATGACGACCGCCCCCGCCTTGCCGACCACCATCCGCTTCCAGGGCCAGGACCTGCTGCGCCTCGGGGACGACACCAGCTACCTGCTGCTGGCCCCTGTGCACGGCGGACGGCTGGTACGCTGGGTCCACCGTGGCGAGGACATCCTCTACTGGCCGGATGGCGCAGACTGGTCGGCCGCGGGCAAGGTCCGCGGCGGCAACCCGCTGTTGTTCCCCTTTATCGGCCGGCACTTCGCCGACGGCGCGGCCGGGCGCTGGCGCGACGCCGCCGGCACGGTCCACGCCTTGCCGCAGCACGGCTTCGCGCGCGACCTGCCCTTCCAGGTCGACACCGGCGAGTCCGGCACCGATGCCCGCGCCGTCACCATATCGCTGCAGGCCTCGGACACGACCCGCACCGGCTACCCTTACGACTTCCGCTTCAGCGCCGGCTACCGCCTGCTGCCCGACGGCCTGGAAGCCACGCTCGCCATCCGCAACACCGGCACGGCGCCGCTGCCGCACTACGCCGGCCATCACTTCTACTTCTCCCTGCCGGTCCAGGCACGCGCCGGCAGCACGCTGGCCATGCCGCCCGCGCAATGCCGGCGCCAGCAGCCCGACGGCAGCCTCGCGCCGGCCCGGCCGGGCGCGGCCAGCTACCGCCTGGACGATCCCGCCCTGCACGACACCTTCCACGTGCTGGCACCCACCGACGGCACCGCCCGCACCGTCGAGCTCGCCGTGCCGCCGCATGCCGGCGCCCCGCGCGGCCGCCGCCTCGCCATCGAGCTGGACGCCGGCGGCAGCGCCCCGTGGCATGCCGTGACCACCTGGAGCGAGCACGGGCAGACCGACTACTACTGCATCGAACCCTGGCTGGGCCTGCCCAACGCGATCGGCCACGGCGCCGGCCTGCGCTGGCTGGCGCCGGGGGAAGCCGACCATGCCGTGTGCCGCCTCATCGTGCGGGATTGA